The sequence CCGCCACTACTAACCCAATATCCCAGATAACAGCAAACACAGAATCCACCCCCACCCCACTTTACCTAGAACAAACCCAATCTATACTAATAAACCTAATAGGAAAAATTAGAACCAAACTAAACTAAAAAAGTGGCCACCGGCCACTTTATTTTTTTTATATTTACAAGTCTCCCTTTTGCGAGCAATCCTGCCGTCAAAGGCTATCCTCCTCGCGAAGCGTCTCTCAATCCCTAAGGGAAATCTCCTCCCCCAGGGAAACTACCAACTCACAGTAGTGTTTATCCCCCGAACATACTCCCTCTTATTATGTTCACTCCAAGACAATACACCTTCTTTTAACAACAATAAAGTTAAAGCATAAACAACCTGACCTGCAGAAGTACTGTTGTAAGAAGTTGTTTCTATGATCTTATCCTCAAAGCGACTTAAAATATCAGACCTACGAACAAAACCTTTCTCATCAATGAAATTAAGTATGAAATCAACCATTTCCTGCCCCAGTTCCTGTGAAAACCTTATGGTGGTAGCATACTTACTGCTAGGTCTCCTTATGGCAATAGTAACAATACTCTCATGCACCACCCAAGTAGTTCTTTGTATAGGATCATCATCCTCAACCTTTTCCCCACTGCTGTATGCCTTCCATGCATCTAAAAAACCTTGATAATATTGAATTGCCCGATCAAGATAGAGTATCTTCTTCTGACAGTCAGATAAAAAAGTAGATAAATCAGTGGTATTTTCTACGGCTCCTTTGATATTCTTAACTTCAGCTGATTTTATATTATTTAACTCTCTTAGTATCCCTTGCAGATTATCATTACTTATCACGCTCAAACCAATCAACTCCCTGGCCTAGTTATTTTATATAATATATATGCAAAGAGTTAATGGGTTATGAAAATACTTATTTTTTATTCTATATTTTTTAGGGGAATTTTGAGGGCAGTTCAAAGGACTAAACTTAAGTCAAAGGAGTCTAACACGGATTTTCAAATAGAGATTACGCAGATTACGCGGACTTGGGAGTGAGGTTGATGGTCTTTTCTTTTAATAGGCTACAGAAACATCGACTTATTGCTACATGCTGGGTCTAAGATCAAGAAATATACTGCTACATGCTGGGTCCTAATTTTTTTGTATGGTTTTGTTGTTGCATTGGTATTATTTTTTATTATAAATGTAGTTTAAACACCAATTTTAAATGAACCTGTCTCATAAGCAATTATGCTGGGTCAAGAGCTGGGCGAAAACGTCTATCTACTGCTACATGCTGGGTCCTTATATCAGTAAAAAGTAGTCTGTTGGGTCATTACCGTGAAAATAATTATCTTTAACTATCAGTGATAAAAAAGTCCTTTGAACATAGCGGTTAAAGCTCTTATAAAATCAGTGTTATCAGTGTCCATATGTTTTAATTCAAAAAAGACCCCACTTACATTACTCTTGGTGCAACTTGGTGCGGTTTTAGTTGGTGTAGATGGTGTCCAAATGTTATAATCTTTTTTTCCATTACCGTGAAGAATAATTATCTTTAACAATCAGTAACAAGAAAAAGTCCTTTGAACATAGCAGTTAAATCTCTTATAAAATCAGTGTTATCAGTGTCTATATGTTCTAATTCTAAAAAGACCCCACTTACATATCTCTTGGTGAAAAATGGTGCGGTTTTAGTTGGTGTAGATGGTGTCCAAAATGTTTTAATCTTTTGTGCCAGTTAGTGATGAGATTTTTCGTGAAGTTAGTGGCAATGTTTTTATAATAAGAAAAGCAGACCCAAAGGCCTGCTCTAAAGCGTAAAGCTAACTGCGAACTGCGAACTGCGAACTGCGAAAACTACAGTGTAAAGTCACCCTTATGAGCGTTCTCTAAAAACTTAGTAAGAAGCTCAACAGTTGCCTCTAAATCCTTCTTATTTGCAGTTTCTACATTTGAATGAACATATCTCGTAGGTAAAGATAAAGTAATTACAGGACAGCCAGTTCTAGATCTCTCAATAGCACCTGCATCAGTACCTCCTCGTGGAAGAATCTCCATCTGATACTTAATACCATTCTCCTCAGCTATGTCCCTCATGAAATCAACCAACTTATAATTTGAAATAGAAGCAGAATCCATAACCTTAATAGCTGCACCGGCACCTAAAGCTGTAATCTGAGCATGAGGGCTCCCACCTGGGATATCCCCTGCGATGGTAACGTCTAAAGCTACACCGATATCAGGCTGTACACCAAAAGCACTGGTTGTAGCACCCCTTAAACCTTGCTCTTCTTGAACTGAACCAACAGCATAAATATCTACATCATGCTTGCTCAAACCCTTAATAGCTTCAATCATGATATAAACACCAGCTCTGTCATCTAAAGCCTTAGCGGAGAAGTTATCTCCAATCTCCAGAAAATCACGCTCTAAAGTTACAAAATCACCAATTCTAACAAGCTTTTCAACTTCTTCCTTACTTCTACCAAGATCAACAAAAAAGTCACTGACAGCCAAGGATTTTTTCGCTTCCTCTGGAGTCATTAAATGTATAGGCTTAATACCAGGCATAAGAACACCATCTAAATCCTCTCTACCATGAACCTTAACCCTTTGTGCAACTAAAGTTTTAGGATCGAACCCACCAACGGGATTTAATCTTAAAAAGCCCTTATCGTCTATGTAGGTAACAATAAAACCAATCTCGTCCATGTGACCACTAATCATAACCTTTTTGCCACTACCACTACCTCTTTTTAAAGCAATAACGTTACCTATGGCGTCCACCTGGATTTCATCAACATAATCTCTAAGCTCATCGATCACGATAGAGCGAATACGCTCTTCCCTACCGCCAATACCAGCGGTCTCTGTTAATCTTTTTAATAATTCCATCTAAGAACCTCCCTTATTTTATTGTTAGAAGCCTTTATTAATTTACTTCGACCTTAGAAACAAAATACCTTCTTTGTGATAAAAATATTTAAATAGGGGTGCGTTTTGGAGGCAAGATTTTTTATTGGCTACAGAAAAATGACTTATAGCTACATGCTGGGTCTAAAGAAAAACATAAAACCTTCCTCACACTAACTTTCACTAAAAAGCTCAGCACTATAAAAAATCTTAGTAATAAGACCCTACTTACATAACTCTTGGTGCAAATTGGTGGGGTTTAGTTGGTGCCAGATGGTGTCCGAATGTTTATTTTTTGCGTATCTGTATAAAAAAATCTTGTGAACTTAGCAGTTAAATCTCTTTCAAAATCCGAGTTATCAGTGTACATATGTTTTAACAAGACCCCACTTACATATCTCTTGGTGAAAAATGGCGGGGTTTTAATTGGTGTCAGATGGTGTCCGAATATTTATTTTTTGCGTATCTGTAATAAGAAATTCCTATGAACTTAGCAGTTAAATTTCTTTCAAAATCCGAGTTATCAGTGTACATATGTTTTAACAAGACCCCACTTACATATCTCTTGGTGAAAAATGGTGCGGTTTTAGTTGGTGCCAGATGGTGTTCGAAGGTTTGTTATTTATTGTGTCAGTTAGTGATAAGGACTATAGTGAAATTAGTGTCGAAATAATTTCTCTTATTTAAAATACACCTCCAGTCAGATTGAACTCTAACTAGAGGTGTATTTGATTAATTATTTAGCTGCGGATTTCCCTGCAATTCTACCAAAAACAATAAGATCTGTCATGGCATTACCACCAAGTCTGTTGCCGCCGTGAATACCACCAGTAACCTCACCTGCTGCAAATAGACCGCTTATAACATTGCCTTCTGTATCAATAACTTGTCCTTCAGCATTAATCACTAATCCACCCATGGTATGGTGAACAGCAGGTCCAATCTCTATTGCGTAGTAGGAACCTTCAATCAGCTTTCTTGGCATATCAGCTCTTTCAAAGTCAGCGTCTACCCCGTCTACAAAGCCATTATATGCTGTAATTGTGTTAACTAAAGTATCAGAATCCATACCTACATTACTAGCTAGCTCTTCAATGGTTGTACCTTCAAGGGTAATACCCATTCTTATATAGCCATCAATGGCACTTAAACTTTCTCTAATGGAGTTATCAAGCACGAGATAAGCAGTTTGTCCTTCTTGCTCTAAAATCGCTGCAGAAACAACATCCCTAGTAGCAAGTTCATTTACAAACCTCTCGCCCTTAGCATTAACTAAGATAGCACCATTACCCCTTACAGCTTCAGTAATCATATGACCATTAGACGGTACAACTGTTGGGTGTGTTTGGATTTGATCCATATCAACAACATCTGCCCCAATAGCTTGTCCCATAACAATACCACTTCCAGTAGCACCAGCATGGTTGGTTGTACCGAAGCCTGCTAGCTTTGTATCAAAACCTGCAAACATCTCTTCACTAGCTCCGAAACCACCAGTAGCTATAATAACAGCATCCGCTGTAATATTAAACTTAGTGCCATCCTTTTGCTCTACCTTGATACCAGTAGCCTTACCATCTTTAGTTATGATATCAGTAGCCTTAGTTTCAAGTAATATCTCAATACCTCTTTCTTCAGCATTTTCCTTTAGCACCTGTACAACATGTGGCCCAACTGGAGCTCCACCTGTAGGTCTATGTGTTCTATCTTGGGAAGAACCAGCCATCCTACCAACGTTTGATAAGTCAGCTCCTAAGCCAATCAACCACTCAACACTATCTGCTGCTTGAGAAGCTAAAATTTCCACAAGCGCAGGGTTATTTATGTTATAACCACCCTTCATAGTATCCTCATAGTGACTGTCAGCGCTATCTTCAATCCCTTGATCCTTTTGTACAGAAGTACCAGCTGCATTTAAACCACCTGTAGCTCTAAGGGTGTTTCCACCAACCATATTCATCATTTCAACAATTATTACTTCCTTGCCAGCATCTTTAGCTTCTATTGCAGCAGCTAGCCCAGCTCCACCGGAACCGATAATAACCACATCAGTTTTCAAATCATTAGATGAACTACCTCGATTACAACCAGCTAAAACTGCAAGTGTCAAAACAACAACCATTGACACTATTAATACTCTGTCCATTACATTTAATCGTCTTAATTTCATTAGTACGTCTCCTCTCGTGAATGTGAATTCTTTCATTTACAAAATATAATATACAACATCCTTCTATCCTCTACAATGGTAAATTATTGAAACACACACCAAAGCAAAAAAAGCCTACCCAAAGTAAGCTCTTCCTTTAGCGACTACGCCTTCTTATCCACCCTATAAACAAAAACTAATATCTCCGCAACAACCTTGTAAAGCTCAGGAGGAATTTGATCCCCTAACTCTAAAGCAATAAGCTGATTTACCAGTCTTTCATCATTATACAGAGGAATATCATTTTCCTTGGCTATTTCCAATATTCTCTCTGCCACATCCCCCACTCCAGTTCCAATGACCTCAGGGGCTCTTTTCCTATCCTTACTATATCTTAAAGCTGCGACCTTTTTTCTGTCCTCCAAAAATAGCCCCCCTATATCCTAAAATCAAGCCTACTAAACTTAACATCTCTGTTTTCCTCTTCTAAAACAACCATACCCTCAGTAATCCTTTCAACACTTACACTGGCATCCTTGTATGTTTCCAACAACATATCCTTTAATTCGTTAGTGGAAGAGTTAAAAATTCCATAGGCATTATTTCCCTCAACATACACAGTGCAGCTGACACCTTTTTCCACAATCTCTAGCTTTACTCCCACACTTCCTAAGGACTTAGTCTCCACATCTATGCGAACAAAAACCTTCTTGTTAAAGTCAGTCTTACTTTCTTTATCTAAATCAGAATTAATATGTATCTTCGTATCATACCATGTATCATCAATGTTTAGAGGAAGGTTCAAGTAAACATTGTTGTTCTCAGTAACTGGCCTATCCTGCAAGGTCATCAAAGTATCCCTAGCTAAACCCTTAACTAAATCAACAACATGGGTCTTAGTTTGGGATATTTTCTCTAACACTTGACTCTCGGGCTTTTCAGTATCGGGAATTACCCTTTGCTGTTGCTGTAATTCCTTTTTCTCTACCTTCGAAAGTTCATCTAGTAACTCAAACAACTTGATAGAAGTGTTTTCCTTAAAAACCTTCTCAATGGCTCCTTTAATTTCTTCACTGTCCCCTTTAACATTGAAACCTTCTGTAAACTTCTGAAACAGTTCATTTAACTTAATACTATCTTTACCAACGGTAAGGGAGCTAAGGGTAGAGTTACTTCCAAAGGCTTTTGAATTCTCTACATTGTCCCTATCCGCAGCTTGATTAACTTCACTCTCTATAGCAGTAGCACCTATACTCCCTTTAGACAAAGGTACATCTTCTAACTTGGCATTAACAAGACCTTCACTATTTTGCAAGGTAGAACTTACGTTCTTGCTTGTAGAGCCAACATCTTGATCTTGAGCCAATTCTCCATCAATAACAAGGAGATTTTCTATTATACCTTTTAGTACTTCACTAACTTCATTGCCACTAGTATTAGCTAATACCTGAATACCTTCCTTTGTAATTGGGAGATCCATTTTTAAGAGGGTAATAGCTTGTTGTAGTTGGTCCCTAAAACCAGAATTATTAACCTTTGGTAAAATCTTGTCCAACACCTTTACGCTGGATAAATCAACAGGAAGCTTATTATTAAGCAAGCCCTGTGAGATTTCAATATTCTTATCATTGGGTACCAACCCCATATCTTCTAAAGCATTAACAATACCATTAGTATGGGAAGAACCTTCATTTAAAGAACTACCTATCTTTAACTTGATCTCTCCATTTTCAAGACCTTGAAATATTAGTTTTATCTGTTCATTCACCTGCAGTTGTATATCAGTCTTAGCAGCAATCTTCTCACCCTTAACACTGATGAGTACCATATCCTCCAAAATCTCCAACACTCGAGCATTCAAAACATCCCCAACGCGAACATTAGAAAAATCAAACCCCTTTTCCCCAACCAACCCCTGAAAAACCTCAGCCGAAACCCTCACAAAAACCACTCCTTTCTAAATCCAATCAACAATAAAATAAAGTAAAAATAATAGCTTTAGCCACAGATCTACATGATCAACATGATCATAAATCCTAAATAATTAATTAAAGATCATCTCATCAATCTTTTAAATTCCAAATCTTTAGGTCCAAAGTTTAGTATTAAACCTACATTTAAATTGGTAGCAGATAGATAATTTAAGAGTTGTGGAACTGCATCTTCTACATTTCCCTTGTTACTTTTGAGCTCTACTATAACCTTATCTTCGACTACTACATCCGCTACATACAATCCTACCAATTCATTTTTATATTTAATAGTGATGTTTTTTTGAGTTTCCACTTTAAAACCCCTCAATCTTAATTCCACTACCAAAGAATTTTCGTAAACCTTTTCCGCAAACCCGTATCTTAACTGATTATATACCTCAAATCCCGCCCCGATTATCTCTTTAGTAATTTCTTCATGTAAATACATTTTGATCATCCTCTCCAATGAGTAACTTAAATTACATACACCAAGCCAAATAAGCAAGCTCTCACTGAAGCCTCCTCCAAACTACTATAATAGTACTATTATAAACTATAAAAACTCCATGTTCTATAAAATAAGTAAAAAATACCCCTCGACCCCAAGAAAGCCATTCCCCTAAGATTATATATCCTATGCTAATATAGTTTATCTTAGCAACTTAAAGAATAATTAACCTTCTATACTTAAAAAAAATTATGCCCTTAAGATCATAAAGATCATGTAGATCTGTGGCTAAAAAATTCATTTTTCTTTTGACCATGCTCTTGAAAAATTACGTGAAAATCAGTGTAAATCCGTGGCTAAGCCCTTGACTTTATGCCCCTTGACCTTAAGAACACAATGATCATCTATATCAGTGGTTAATCTGTAGGTTAGCTTTGAAGGTCCGGGCAGGTTCGAAGCCCAGCACCCTACAATATATGTCAGTTTCGTGGGTCCCAAGGCTGAAGCCTTGGCTACAACTGTCTGTTGGGAGAGTCTTTCTTAGTAAGCCAGCTATTAAGCTTTTATCTACAACCCTTATTTTGATATCCGTGAAAATCAGTGTAAATCCGTGGCTAAGATCTTGCCCTTACGTTCTGCACTTAAGATCATATAGATCATACAGATCTGTGGCTAAGCCCTTGCCCTTTATATCATGTAAATCAGTGTAAATCCGTGGCTAGGATTTTAATCCCCTAAGGTCTTTTGATTTAAAATAAATGTCGATTAATGACAAAATTTAGCTTGTCCATATACCTATACTGTAATATAATTACAATATGTCTAATCAATAAAAATTCTTAATAAAATAAACCGGAGGTGCTAAAATGAAAGGAACACTTATGTCCGCTTGGATGAATACAGCAAGAGAACTATACGGTGATGACATAGTAGAAAAGCACATGAACCAAGCAAACTGGGACAAAGGACACATCATTAAACCATCAGAAGACATACCTGAAGAAATACCACTAAAAATAATTAAAGGTATAGCTACTGAGCTAGGAATAACAGTGTCTGAAATATGGCAAGCCATAGGTAAAAGAAATATCATGTCCTTCTTCAAACTGTACCCAAGCTTTTTTAAACAACAAAATCTATACTCTTTCCTAAGCTCCATGGACGACATACATACAATAATTACAAATAAGATGCCTGGAGCCACTCCCCCAAGACTTATAATGAAAGTTGTATCTAAAAATGAAGCCACACTTCAATATATATCAAAGCGTGGAATGTTTGACTACCTCCAAGGTTTACTCTATGGTGCTGCAGACTACTTCAAGGAAAAAATAGAAGTATCAACAGTATCTAAGTCAGAAGCCGAAGGCTCTGTAACCCTTAAGCTAACATTTGAACAACCCATAGTATCAAGGAAAAACTACCCTATAAATAAAGTCCTATCCTTGGGTTTTATAAAATCAGCTGAAGTAAAAATTGCAATTATGGCCACTGCCATAACTTCAATGGCAACACTAGGTATGTCACCCTTTGTTGAAACAGATATAAGAACCTATGCTATCATTCCTATCTTTTTTATATCTTCATACATATCCTCTAAAATCATAAACTTACCACTAAAGAAGATTATGGCTTCATTGGACAACATAACCAACAAAAACTACTATGAAACAAACGAAATATATACTAAAGACCAATATGAAGCACTAAACAACAAGTTAAACCTATACAAAAACCTATTAGTAAAAGACTTTGTTGCCTTTAAAGGACTTACAGATGAAATGGATTCCTTTGGCGAGACCTTTACAAAGATCTCTGCAGATATGAACGAAACCTCATCTGAGATATCCTTAGTTGTTGAACAAGTAGCAGCTGGAGCCATGAACCAAGCAGAAGAAACAGAGAATTCCGTATCCATACTAAACGATAACATCAACTCCCTTAAAGAGATTGTGGACAAAGAAAATGAAAGTAAAGATCTTCTCGAAGGAGTAGTTGGTGAAATCAACCAAGGCTACAATGATGTTAAACAGACAACAGAAAACCTACAAGCTATTATTTCACAGTTTTCACGCCTTAAAGACAATGGTGACAAACTAGAAGTAAAAACTAAAGACATAAACGAAGTTGTTGAAACAGTTACATCTATAGCTGAACAGACTAACCTACTAGCCCTTAACGCATCCATAGAAGCAGCTAGAGCTGGTGAACAAGGTAGAGGTTTTTCTGTGGTAGCTGAAGAAATCCGCAAGCTCGCCGAAGAATCCAAAAAAGCTGCAACAAGTATCACTGACGACTTAAACTCATTTACTGTGAGCATATCTGAAATAGTACAAGATATAGAAAATCAATTTACTATACTAAAAGACGAAAGCAGCAAGCTAGAAAAAGTAGCTGACTCCAACTTCAAATCAACCCAAAGCATCCGTTCTGTTACAGATAGCATAATAGAGATGATTGATCAGTTAACATTAGAAACCAACTCCATATCTAACATCTATCAAAAGATAGAAAACCTTGCAGCTATAGCTGAAGAAAACTCAGCATCCTCCCAAGAGGTATCTGCAAACGTTACCCAGTATACTTACAAAATAATGGATATGTCCTCAAACATAAAGGAATTTAAGAAACTAACAGAACAGTTCAAAGAAGACTTAGACACATACCAGATATAAAGAAAATCCCATCTCCTCAATGAGAAGATGGGATTTTTTAAATTACATGGTTCTTGTTTTCTTACCAACCTTAGAAACTATTATATCCTTTGAGAAGAAACCACCTGCAAAGCCTACTACCAGTGACAAGAATATAAATCCTAGTAAACCACCAGTACCTAG comes from Alkalicella caledoniensis and encodes:
- a CDS encoding M42 family metallopeptidase; translation: MELLKRLTETAGIGGREERIRSIVIDELRDYVDEIQVDAIGNVIALKRGSGSGKKVMISGHMDEIGFIVTYIDDKGFLRLNPVGGFDPKTLVAQRVKVHGREDLDGVLMPGIKPIHLMTPEEAKKSLAVSDFFVDLGRSKEEVEKLVRIGDFVTLERDFLEIGDNFSAKALDDRAGVYIMIEAIKGLSKHDVDIYAVGSVQEEQGLRGATTSAFGVQPDIGVALDVTIAGDIPGGSPHAQITALGAGAAIKVMDSASISNYKLVDFMRDIAEENGIKYQMEILPRGGTDAGAIERSRTGCPVITLSLPTRYVHSNVETANKKDLEATVELLTKFLENAHKGDFTL
- a CDS encoding flavocytochrome c, whose amino-acid sequence is MKLRRLNVMDRVLIVSMVVVLTLAVLAGCNRGSSSNDLKTDVVIIGSGGAGLAAAIEAKDAGKEVIIVEMMNMVGGNTLRATGGLNAAGTSVQKDQGIEDSADSHYEDTMKGGYNINNPALVEILASQAADSVEWLIGLGADLSNVGRMAGSSQDRTHRPTGGAPVGPHVVQVLKENAEERGIEILLETKATDIITKDGKATGIKVEQKDGTKFNITADAVIIATGGFGASEEMFAGFDTKLAGFGTTNHAGATGSGIVMGQAIGADVVDMDQIQTHPTVVPSNGHMITEAVRGNGAILVNAKGERFVNELATRDVVSAAILEQEGQTAYLVLDNSIRESLSAIDGYIRMGITLEGTTIEELASNVGMDSDTLVNTITAYNGFVDGVDADFERADMPRKLIEGSYYAIEIGPAVHHTMGGLVINAEGQVIDTEGNVISGLFAAGEVTGGIHGGNRLGGNAMTDLIVFGRIAGKSAAK
- a CDS encoding EscU/YscU/HrcU family type III secretion system export apparatus switch protein encodes the protein MEDRKKVAALRYSKDRKRAPEVIGTGVGDVAERILEIAKENDIPLYNDERLVNQLIALELGDQIPPELYKVVAEILVFVYRVDKKA
- a CDS encoding GxxExxY protein; amino-acid sequence: MYLHEEITKEIIGAGFEVYNQLRYGFAEKVYENSLVVELRLRGFKVETQKNITIKYKNELVGLYVADVVVEDKVIVELKSNKGNVEDAVPQLLNYLSATNLNVGLILNFGPKDLEFKRLMR
- a CDS encoding heme NO-binding domain-containing protein, encoding MKGTLMSAWMNTARELYGDDIVEKHMNQANWDKGHIIKPSEDIPEEIPLKIIKGIATELGITVSEIWQAIGKRNIMSFFKLYPSFFKQQNLYSFLSSMDDIHTIITNKMPGATPPRLIMKVVSKNEATLQYISKRGMFDYLQGLLYGAADYFKEKIEVSTVSKSEAEGSVTLKLTFEQPIVSRKNYPINKVLSLGFIKSAEVKIAIMATAITSMATLGMSPFVETDIRTYAIIPIFFISSYISSKIINLPLKKIMASLDNITNKNYYETNEIYTKDQYEALNNKLNLYKNLLVKDFVAFKGLTDEMDSFGETFTKISADMNETSSEISLVVEQVAAGAMNQAEETENSVSILNDNINSLKEIVDKENESKDLLEGVVGEINQGYNDVKQTTENLQAIISQFSRLKDNGDKLEVKTKDINEVVETVTSIAEQTNLLALNASIEAARAGEQGRGFSVVAEEIRKLAEESKKAATSITDDLNSFTVSISEIVQDIENQFTILKDESSKLEKVADSNFKSTQSIRSVTDSIIEMIDQLTLETNSISNIYQKIENLAAIAEENSASSQEVSANVTQYTYKIMDMSSNIKEFKKLTEQFKEDLDTYQI